Proteins co-encoded in one Ciconia boyciana chromosome 14, ASM3463844v1, whole genome shotgun sequence genomic window:
- the LOC140659440 gene encoding uncharacterized protein codes for MKLGLLLLLLLAAPPGPPRPASGRRLPGKHGECPAPSRIPPKPCGNFCSSDGNCPGSERCCSTGCGWECRLPIGAKRGFCPRPDPDRMTICLVECGSDSECQGNAKCCSMGCHVHCVQPVPAKPGVCPKRKVLQTFAPCNSSCIDDTDCPRYEKCCFTGCSRGCLPPDGRTTVPLLPAGWGHWVGLAASSSPVSSGDICHLPPVSGPCRGRFRHYAYNPATGTCQPFIYSGCGGNPNNFGTVEECQQACQQPGRAKE; via the exons ATGAAGCTggggttgctgctgctgctgctgctggcggcccccccgggccccccccgcccggcctcGGGCCGCCGCCTGCCAG GGAAGCACGGCGAGTGCCCCGCGCCCAGCAGGATCCCCCCGAAGCCCTGCGGCAACTTCTGCTCCTCCGACGGGAACTGCCCGGGCAGCGAGCGCTGCTGCAGCACCGGCTGCGGGTGGGAGTGCCGGCTCCCCATAGGAG CAAAGAGGGGCTTCTGCCCGCGGCCGGACCCTGACAGGATGACCATCTGCCTGGTGGAGTGCGGAAGCGACAGCGAGTGCCAAGGCAACGCAAAGTGCTGCAGCATGGGCTGCCACGTCCACTGCGTGCAGCCGGTGCCAG CCAAACCGGGCGTCTGCCCCAAGAGAAAGGTGCTGCAGACCTTCGCCCCCTGCAACAGCTCCTGCATCGATGACACCGACTGTCCCCGCTACGAGAAGTGCTGCTTCACGGGCTGCAGCCGCGGCTGCCTGCCTCCGGACGGACGTACCACGGTCCCGCTCCTGCCCGCTGGCTGGGGCCACTGGGTGGGTCttgctgcctccagcagccccgTGTCCTCGGGTGACATCTGTCACCTCCCGCCTGTGAGCGGCCCGTGCCGGGGACGCTTCCGCCACTATGCCTACAACCCTGCCACGGGGACCTGCCAGCCGTTCATCTACAGCGGCTGCGGGGGGAACCCCAACAACTTCGGGACGGTGGAGGAGTGCCAGCAGGCCTGCCAGCAACCGG ggagagccaaggagtga